In Solanum lycopersicum chromosome 3, SLM_r2.1, the genomic stretch TGTAATATACGAAGAAGGATAATAAAGTAGTCCCAGCCAAAGTGGCCACGTGGGGCAATGACACAGTGGCAACACTAGATGGGGCAGAGGCTGGGGCGGAGATCGGGGCAGAGGTTGGGGGCAATATTTGAGCCATGACTGAACTAATTGAGGCAGCAACAATGAGGGTGACACAAACAATCTTCTTCATctccataaaaaaataataataactatctATTTGAAATTTGTGTTTGATTGGTGATTAAATGTGGTTAAGAAAAGggttatatataatatatgtgttAGCTATCTTTTAGCTGGTTATTTGATGCATATTAAGAACACAAATGTGAGAAGAGAtgcagagaagaagaagaagaatgaacagagaagaagaaaagtagtttattcaaattgtatatctCTCCCTTATGATCTGTACATatgaatatatacatacacaagAATGAAACAAAATTGTTCTAACTAATCTAACTACCTTCTAACTACTCTAACAACTTCCTTGAAGTGTAgtcattttaattataattatattacacAATGATCCTAACACAATCTCTTATGTAATGCCTTCTTTAATACTACTCCCCCTCAAGTTTGTAGGTATGAATAGATTCAATACACCAAACTTGGATAGTAAGTACTCATGTTGAGATTTTCCCAATCCTTTAGTTAACATGTCTGCTTCTTGTTCTTTGGTATTCAAGTATTTCGTTTGCACTAGTCCATTCTGAATCTTCTCCCTTataaaatgacaatccaacTCTATGTGCTTTGTTCTTTCATGTAGCACAGGATTAGCAGCTATTTGAATAGCTGACTTACTGTCACTGTATATAGTTACTGGAGTGGATATTTTGACTCCAATTTCTTTGAATAGTTTCACTAACCACACAACTTCAGCTACTGCATTAGTCATACTTCTGTACTCAGCTTCAGTTGAGCTTCTAGAAATGGTTGCTTGCTTCTTGGACTTCCGTGATATTAGTGAGCCTCCCAACTTCACCATGAAACCTGTAACTGACCTCCTTGTATGTAAGCAACTACCCCAGTCTGAGTCACAGTAGACTTGCAGTTCTTTGCTATTTGCACTGGATAATAAAACACCTAGTCCAACTTGATTTTTGATATATCTAACCACTTTGAGAGCAGCATTTAGATGAGACTGCTTAGGCTGATGTAGAAGTTGACTTAGAGTCTGTGTAGCAAATGAAATGTCTGGTCTAGTGACATTTAGATATAGTAATTTTCCAACTAACCTTCTGTATACACTGCTGGATCTGTCAACAATTTATCATCCTTGCCTGTTCCATTTAGTTCATCATATTCTCTAGTTGTTAAATGCACATAAGGATCTAGTGGAGTAGCAGCTGGTTTTGCAGCACTAAGACCTGCCTCAGATATAATCTCCAGTGTATATTTCCTCTGATGCATTACAATTCCATCTTGTGATCTAGCAAACTCAATCCCAAGGAAATACCTGAGGTTCCCTAGAtctttcattttgaaattttcttgcAAGGTGCTTTTAGTTTGTTGAATAAGGCTGATATCATTTCCAGTGATCATCaaatcatctacatatactaaaaGTATTACCAGAGATGTACTAGTTTTCTTGATGAATAAGGAGTAATAAAGATGACTTTGTACAAAACCCAACTTGATAAGAACTTCAGTGAGTTTTACATTCCATTGCCTAGGTGCTTGTTTTAATCCATAAAGGGATTTAGTGAGCCTGCATACTGGTTTCTCCCCCTTCACACTAAAGCCCTTTGGAGTCTTAAAGCCAAAagaaagaatcatataaacttCATCAAGTAAATCACCCTGAAGAAATGCATTAgacacatccatttgatgaacaTGCCAATGTTCTTTAGCAGCTAGGGATAGAACACTTCTAACAGTCACCATTTTAACAACTGGAGAGAAAGTTTCCTGATACTCCAGACCTTCTCTCTGATTGAATCCTTTTGCTACAAGTCGTGCCTTAAATCTGTCAATCTCACCAGAGacatgatatttaattttaaaaatccacTTGCAGCCAATAGCTTTCTTGTGAGGATGTAAAGGAACCACCTGCCATGTGTGATTGGACTCCAAAGCTGATATTTTATCTTGCATTGCTTCAACCCACCTAGGATCCTTACAAGCTTCCTCAAAAGATATAGGTTCAACTTCAGTACcaaaggaagaaagaaatgcTCGATAAGAAGAAGACAATATGTCATAACCAATGTACTTGTCAATAGAATACAAAGGTTTATTGGATTGAAGATGAGCAGATGCAACATAATCTTGTAGCCATAAAGGAGCTTTAGTACTTCTTTGTGATCTTCTTATAGAAGAAGTATCTTGAGCTGGAACTATTTCAGTAGACTCAGAATGTACAACTGTGGTAGAAGGATTAGGCTGAAACAAAGATGTAATCTCTGAAGGTTCATCAACATTAGGAAACACTTGCCATGCAGTAGATGAAGAAGAAGCAAATGGAAATATAGCTTCTATAAATAGTACATCTCTGCTAATGAAAAAGGTTCTGTCCTTGATGTTGTATAATATATATCCCTTTGCATGAGCACTATAGCCCATGTGTACAACAATCACACTCCTAGGATGAAATTTATCCTTAATATGCATATTCTTAGCAAAAGATAGACAACCTATCACCCTCATATGCTGTAGGGAAGGTTTGCATTTGTGAAACATTTCATATGGAGATTTGCCATGCATAACAGGTGTAGGCAACCTATTTATAATATATGCAGCATTAAGAATGCAATgtccccaaaatctgataggAATATGACCTTGGAATCTAATGGCTCTGGCCACCTCAAGTATGTGTCTGTGTTTTCGTTCAGCTATACCATTCTGCTGAGAAGTGTGAATGCAGGTTTGTTGATGAATAATACCCATGCTTGTATACAAATGTGTACACTCAGTGTTAACAAACTCAGAACCATTATCAGTACGAATGATTTTAACTAATAAATTGAACTGAGTTTTGACTAGAGCAAAGAAATTTTTCAATACAACACAAACATCACTCTTCATCTTTATTAGAAACAGCCACAACATTCTAGTACAATCATCAACTATAGTAACAAAAGTTCTATTGCCATCATATGTAGGAGTATGAAATGGATCTCAAACATCTATATGTATCAATTGAAATGGACTAGAATATATTGTAGAGCTATTTGTAAAAGGAAGTCTTGGTTGTTTAGCAAGAGGACACATAGTGCAGTTGTGAACTTCCTTTAAACACTGTGTAACTGGAAGATTGAAAGTTCTAGCTAGAACATTAGAAGAAGTATTACCAAGTCTTTGGTGCCATAGGATAGTTTGTGAATCTGATGAACCATCATTAACTAAATGAGAGTATGCTTGAGAGGTAGTACTATCTGTAGAAGATGAGGGATGAGGAATGAGGAATGAGATAAAGTCCAGCCTGTTCTCTACCAATCACCTTCACCTGCCCACTGGAGAGATCCTGAATAGTCACAAAGTCAGGATAAAAACATACTGCACACTGTAGATCCTTAGTAATTTTTGAAACTGACAATAGACTGAACTTAAAGTTGGGAATAAGAAGAACATTATTGATAATGTCTTGAGAAGTCATATTACTAGAGCCTGTATGTGTGATCAATGTACTATATCTATTTGGTAGTTTTACACTTCTAGGTGCATCAGTAGGCAAAGGATGTTTATTAATCAATAACTTTGAGTGAGGATTCATATGATTTGTTGCACCAGAGTCTATAATCCATCATGTATGTGCTATACTAGCTGAAAGAGCAGTAACATTACCTGATGAAGGATAGTTTTCTTGAGCTAGATTTGCACTGGAATGTGGATTTGAATCTCTTTCAGTGGTGCCCTGCATATTGGATTGACCAAGCATATGCAAGATTTGATTATATTGTTCATGCAGTACATTCAATCCTTTGTGATAACCAACAGGATCAGATTGTCTAGCACCTCTACCATAACCTTGATTTCTTTGATTCTCAACTCTATTAAAATCATAATGATCAGTGTCACTAATTGCATTATGAGAAGATGGATAAGATCTATCATTATTTGATATTTCTCTTCCTTTACCTCTCTTCTTCCTTTCATAACCAGGTGGATAACCATGAAGTTTATAACATACAGCCTGCATGTGTCCTGTTCTTTTACAGTACTCACAAAATGCATTTGGATCATAGCTTGAGTTAGTATGAGATCTTGGTTTGGGAACTGATGATTGAGCAGTAAACAAGGCATTAAGGTCAGATGAACATGAACTGTGAGAGGTTTGTGACATGATACGCTGACTTTCTCTTTCAACTAGTAGTGAGTAGGCCTTATTACTGTAGGCAAAGGTACCATCATTAGAATTTGACTTCTAGCTTGCTCATAAGAATCATTTAATCCCATGAGAAACTGCAGTAACTTCTGATTGTGCATGAACACTACAAACTCTCTTGAATTCACACATTCACAGCCAGGAACAGGTGCCAAACTATCATATTCTACCCACAACTCACGCAGCTTAGAAAAATAGCTTGAGATTGAATTTGTACCTTGACTGATAGTAGCAATTTCTTTGTGTAATTGAAAGATACGTGATCCATCAATCTTGTCATATCTTTCACACAAATCCTTCCACACAGCAGCTGCATTGGTGGAATAAACAATGCCTCCAAGCAATTCCTTTGAAACACAGTTTCATAATCCACGAAAGCACTATGGCATTGCATCGTTCCCATAGATTTGTCAAATTAGGACCATAGAACTCCTTTCTGCATGATCCGTCAATAAATCCAAGTTTATTGCGACCTATAATGGCAATTTTCATAGCTCGACTCCATACTGAAAAGTTATCAGCTCCAGTTAGTTGAATCGAACTAAGTAACACACATGAGTTGTCAATTGAATGTAAAAACAAAGGATGATTATGGCTCAGCTTCTCAGGCAACTCATTGTAGATAGTTGCCATGGTTGACTGAGATCTTGAAGCTCTACAGTgatagctctgataccatgttagcTATCTTGTAGCTGGTTATTTGATGCATATTAAGCACACAAATGTGAGAAGAGAtgcagagaagaagaagaagaagaaggaacatagaagaagaagaagaatagagGAAGAAAAGTAGtttattcaaattgtatatctCTCCCTTATGATATGtacatatgaatatatatatacacaagaaTGAAACAAAATTGTTCTAACTAATCTAACTACCTTCTAACTACTCTAACAACTTCCTTGAAGTGTAGTCCTTTTAATTATAGTTATTTACACAATGATCCTAACACAATCTCTTATGTAATGCCTTCTTTAATAATATGTCTACGTATAATTTCAACCACATTTGAATATTTATGCTAGCGTGATTTTAGGGTAATTGTTAGAAAATCATCTGTTAGATTTTAAGGgttctcaattttctttttcttcttctagaaTATAAGATTTTCttgttggttttttttttcaggTCAAGAAATTGctaatttgaaaacattttaattattttttatgcttaTGCTAAAAGAGTGTTACATTCTGAGGGTTGTATTATTTCttgttcttttaaaattttggtgTTTTTTTAATAGTCTATGATATTTAGAGTTGAAATTTTAGTTcatgattaaaaattaattcatactTTAATGAGTTAGATCACTTATATTGCAATTAGATAAATATGATAACATGTGAGTGTTCATATACAAActcatttttataaatagaaaaaaatattttccttaaaatttgaGAGAGAACATTTACTCCTTTTAATACCTAACCGAGGAAACAAtcttctttaaaataaatatgataaataatgatAAGATACCAAATATAACAAGTGGCGCGACAAATGAATGGATTGAATCAAATTTGTGTAGATTGAAAATGgataataaatgaaatgaaatgcgCCATATGAATATGGATAAATTATGAATTGGATGAATCGTTCTAATCCATATTAATCGACCTAGGACTTGACTTGATCAATCCGACCTTGACCTCAATCTGGAATCTAACCTCAATTTCAATTCGAAACCCTACCTCAATATGAGATCTAGCCTCAACCCTACCCCTAACCTAATTCTGACTCTAGATATGAATCATATGGAACTCTAACCACGACCACGATCTCGACTTGAGCTTCAATTTTAGTTCTTGATTAAACCTTAATTTAGGACTTGATCGTGACTCCAACCCCGACTCAGGAACAAACCATGAGTTAAGGGGGTAGGTGGAGATGGACTGGTAAGGGTGAGGGTTGATAGTACGAGGGGTTGGGTTGGGCATTTGTGTGTTTTTATTGATCTTGTCAATTTTTTCTGATTATAGATTAGAGTGTAGACATACTATGGTGTAAAAGAGTGTAGACATATATTGTCATCACAAGTTTGATCATTTATacatgaaattgatttttttttccatttaattttaaggaaaataatattttaatacaatataattttacaGTTGAATAATATTggcataaatttattttcaaattaattttgaataacaCATTAAACAAATAaggatatataaaaaaaaaccatcctataacatttaattattattgcaataaaaaatttattaaaagataGGTAAAATAGCgagtaaaaaattattgcatatatattatttatcaaattttaaagattatatttttaattatattaagaaaaaaaaataaccaaacaTCTCGAACAAATACGTAACACTATTTTAATTTGTCGAAACATTTCTTgaatttattccttttttctatttaatataGATAAATATCCTTGTCTTAATATGAAGTAACAAACGATTTAATAATGACATGAATTTAATCTCCCACTAAATAGTAATATAccaatacaaatttaaaaattaatactatgtataatttttattttaaaaaataaataagtaaagagaaatcaataatataaatcacaaattactactataaattagaatattttcatatatatatacatgcatcaactccccatatatatatatatatatatttccttaTTTAGAAGAGGAAGTTGTAAAGGACTAACAGAGCTCTAAAAATTTGTACCAAGAGAATTGAAAATTGTGCTATACCATTGAACTCTTATTTCCTAATAAACAAACACGTTTACCACATGTGTCCTTCTGCATTCCAcggtattttattttaattctttgtcattttctatctcttttttttctttttttttccattctCACTCTTGGtagagaaggagaagaagagacTTTGAAAAGGAGAAGAGcaaattgatgaaaaattagAGCACAATGATTCGAATTTCGAGCAGGTGCATAATTTAGTGATGAAATTTTACATTTAGCTATCAAAATTGGAGGTAATTTTTCATTTCGATCATAAATTTTGGGTTTCCCTTCCAGTTTTTgggtttaattattttattttttgtctttagTTTTTCTGTGTGTTTTAATGTGGAATTGGAAAAAGTTAACAAAATGGGTGcaacaaagaaagaaagatgaAGTAAAAACCTTGTGAGCTTTTGGCGTTTAACTGAATACACATGCATGTACTAATTCACTATTTTGTCTCAATTTCATAGGCGTATATAATATTAGGAAGAATTCAATGAGAATACAGAAAAGGTCTATGCGCAAAATCACTTTTGGTGATTTTCCTGCCCCTTTCTTTCTCTATAATTTTATCCCGTTGATAAGTTTATGAGAAATTAGATAACATTTTTCACTTTTCTGATTCATTATCTTCTGTCTGCTACATATTCTCGACTTATTATTTAACGAATGTTTGATCGATTAGAATCTGTTTGATTCATTTGCATTATCGATTTAGTAGAGTTGTATTCAATTAGCATTTCTCAATGTTAATGTACAAACATTGAGACGCAACTCAAATATTTTGCATTCTCACAAGTCAcatggaaaaaaattatgaactagAGGAGAATCTGCACGGTTCAAACATTGGTCCTAattgagaaacaaaaaataacaaaagaagtTGTCACACTAACAACATCCGGTCAAAATGATGTAGACTTTGTAGCTGAACATTAATTAGGTATCAAACATCTATTGCAATGTTTCTTTTCATGAAGTAATAGATTTTatagaaagaacagaaattAGATCATTGAACATCTATTgtagtttttacttttttatacaACTATTAATTGGGTTGCAGCTTCCTGGTGCCATAGAAATAGGGGTGTAAACATGCGCTTTTAGTACAAAACTTATATGAGCATATGTTTGTCAGTTTGTGCTTGACACACTTGGAGTGATAAGTGGACAAAGAAATTCTTTGAAGTGGCTGAGAGTTAGCAAGAAACCTTGGCCTCTTGGCAAGAGGTTCGTTGTCCCCGTCCTTACTGGTCCGGCCGCAGTACAACACCTGAACTCGAAGCTACGATCATATCCGCTGGGATATGTGGTCATGTCCGACCCATTAGAAGCTAGGAGATCTTTGGTGTATTACGTGATCTTGAAGAAGAAAGCCTGGAGAtttaaaacttcaaattaaatTGTGAAATGTTTAGATTATGTGTTGTTGGATTTTATTAGCAAAGTCTTAATGAGATTAATTATCAAATTTGAGgatgtttgatgaagaattaGGGTGCTTTTATCTAAGACTTCAGCTGCAACTTTGAAACTGAAAATTAAGTGTATTATCTTCTGCTATTGTATAGGCGATACCAAGAATATCTTCTTCATGTTCTTCATTTGGTCAAAGCTAAACAATGAATCGAATACTTTAAAGCTCAGGTATTGCTTTGTTCttcattgaaaaaaattaagaagggacagtcttttaattttcaaaacattataagtgaaacaaaaggactatattttctttctaattttcaaattatattttgcttCCAACTGCTAACTCTTTTAGTTTCCAATTGTTGCTCTTAAAAGTTAACCACCATATTTGCAATAAATGTTACTGTTGTCTGaccaacataataatttaaatgaacTTTGAGAAAATAATCTTCTCTGTAGCATACATGGGTCAAAGGCATTGTTACTTGGTATTTCTGTACTgttaacaatttattatttactgttgttaaaaatgaaatttatacacCGATAATCACAAAGAGAATCAAGAGGATCAGAAAAGTTGAACATGCCACCGTAGATAAGACTCCTACATTAATAACATGGATAAGATAGTTAAGAGAGATATATGAGGTTGAAAATACACcagatataaatatatttctctTTTAGCTATCATGACGCTTTGATCAACATACACCATAGATTAACCCTTTTGTATCACTTATTAAAAGTGTGATTCATGTAGTTGCTTTTTTATCATTGATCAGGCTGAATTTACTGGATTGGAGCTGCATATTATGGACCTAGACCTTTAGTAGAGTTTATGACCTTCAACTTTTCCAAGGTAAGAGTCAACCATAAAAAAGAGcccaaactctttttttttagttctacttttacttttactttcTCAAATTTTCTATCTTAGCTTTTCTCATATGACGAAATGGTTGTTGCTATGATGCTCAAAACTATACTTATAACATAAACAATGTATAGAGATCAATTTTATATGACTTAGGTAACACATAAAGATTTTAGTTCCTCTTGGAGAACCTGtttcataagttgtctatttctGTAATTATCAGAATTAGGTCTATTTTTTAACGCTCAGTAAGCTCTATTCTCCATATATAGCTTAACAGGGGTGAACATTCCGTCGAGAGTTATTGCAGATAAAAAGAATTGAGCATATCAGTCGAGATCATGAAATTTGTCCAGAATTAAGTAATTTTCGAGGGCGACCACCTTCAATTATTAATGTAGTAAGTTCGTTTGGTTATAACTTTAACGCATAATAATCTCCAAGAGCATCATCATTATGATTTCACAAAATGTGATAATGTTATAGCTAATTTTGTGTTTCTCCTtactttttaataattcaaGCATGTTCAATCCTTCTTAGATAATGACGGCACTCTTTTATTAcaagatatttaattttaagtgcTTATACTAAAATTTTATCTAATCAACCGAGTGTTCTCTTTTATTGTGCAAATGTGTTTTCTAGTTGACCTCAAATCATAATTGTTGTGATTCATTGCAATACGGCCTGTTTTGCTATGAGCAAAACTGATAGTCTGATACTGTGTTTTATTTCAATCACCAACCATTAGTGGTTAAATTTGTGAATTAGATACTAAGTTATTTTGTGGAGATCACTAATTAATCAGTAATagcaattataaatttataaaatgagtaaattaaaataaagtcgATACCACCCAACTTAGTATCTTATCATGGTTGGTTTGCTTATTCCTGGTAGTATCTTAGCTTGACTTTGTTTTGATAAATACACAAAAAGTGGAATTCGTTATTGGGAAAAAAGGGAATATAAAGAGATAGTTTGTTGTGACAAACCATATTTCATTCTGTAAAttctcttttaaaataatttttacttctaaaataaTGAAGGAAAAGGAACTTTCTTTCTAAAACATAAGCAAACTGACCAGGATCCTACCCTCATCAATACTGTGCAACCATCCTCCATTTGTTCATTTTTGCTACTCGCCCACTTTTTCCTTGCTactcaattaaatttttaacagAAACCTACGAAAAGCTATAAAAGGAACAAATGTAAAATTGAGAGACGGATGTTACAACAAATAGTATGTTATAAGCCATTTTGAATGTACCATCTAGTGAGTTCTCCCCCAAGAAAATAGTACTAATAACGGCAGAAATGTTCTCTTGTTGCTCTTCCTGTAACTATGCCTCAATGGCCCTTCCCTTGGGGCATGACActcaattatatatgtgaacacatttatttATGATTGTGGAGGTTAACTGATATAGTTTTCATGTTTTTGATTACCTCATCATCACTTATTTGCACTTGTATAAtctgaaataagaaaatttgataaGGTAGGTCTTAACTTTTTTCACTGTTCAGTGAATTTTTCTTGCTTATCTTCTCTGTTTGTTTGTTATTTACTTCTCACATCTCATTTTGATGTTGAATAT encodes the following:
- the LOC138347359 gene encoding uncharacterized protein; the protein is MATIYNELPEKLSHNHPLFLHSIDNSCVLLSSIQLTGADNFSELLGGIVYSTNAAAVWKDLCERYDKIDGSRIFQLHKEIATISQGTNSISSYFSKLRELWVEYDSLAPVPGCECVNSREFVVFMHNQKLLQFLMGLNDSYEQARSQILMMVPLPTVIRPTHY